A genomic segment from Bradyrhizobium sp. ISRA430 encodes:
- a CDS encoding acyl-CoA dehydrogenase produces MNFDDTPQEAEFRSQARAWIAANAPTQYEEELRKSSLGRTQLKNADILEVAKAWQKKKADAGWACLHWPKEYGGRGSSPIERVIWQQEEGPFGKLSHMFIIGHGMCGPTMMAFAREEHKRKYLPPLASGEKVWCQLFSEPAGGSDVAGLRTRAEKDGDEWVINGQKIWTSGAHYSDYGILLTRTDPTVPKHKGLTMFFLDMKSPGVEVRPIKQASGASDFNEVYFTNVRIPDHQRLGEVNDGWNVSLTTLMNERMSIGAGVATGFPELFDYCSGLMLEDGPAIENAAVRSKLANWAVKASGLKYTSMRAISALSKGERPGPENSIGKLVAGSMIQDVAAYALDLQGAGVISGSEDAEVAGRFQAMLLRAPGTRVEGGTDEIMRNIIAERVLGLPGDIRVDKDVPFNKIPTKGR; encoded by the coding sequence ATGAACTTCGACGACACCCCGCAGGAAGCCGAATTCCGCAGCCAAGCCCGCGCCTGGATCGCCGCGAACGCGCCCACGCAGTACGAGGAGGAGCTGCGCAAATCCTCGCTCGGCCGCACGCAGCTCAAGAACGCTGACATCCTCGAGGTCGCAAAAGCCTGGCAGAAGAAGAAGGCCGACGCCGGCTGGGCCTGCCTGCACTGGCCGAAGGAATATGGCGGGCGCGGATCGTCGCCGATCGAGCGCGTGATCTGGCAGCAGGAGGAGGGCCCGTTCGGCAAGCTCTCCCATATGTTCATCATCGGCCACGGCATGTGCGGGCCGACCATGATGGCGTTCGCGCGCGAGGAGCATAAGCGCAAATATCTGCCGCCGCTCGCTTCCGGCGAGAAGGTCTGGTGCCAGCTCTTTTCCGAGCCGGCTGGCGGTTCCGACGTCGCGGGCTTGCGCACGCGCGCCGAGAAGGACGGCGACGAATGGGTGATCAACGGCCAGAAGATCTGGACCTCGGGCGCGCACTATTCCGACTACGGCATCCTCCTGACGCGCACCGATCCCACCGTACCCAAGCACAAGGGCCTCACCATGTTCTTCCTGGACATGAAGAGTCCGGGCGTCGAGGTGCGGCCGATCAAGCAGGCGAGCGGCGCGTCCGACTTCAACGAGGTCTATTTCACCAACGTCCGCATTCCCGATCACCAGCGCCTCGGCGAGGTCAATGACGGCTGGAACGTCTCGCTGACCACGCTGATGAACGAGCGCATGTCGATCGGTGCGGGCGTGGCGACAGGCTTTCCGGAGCTGTTCGACTATTGCTCCGGCCTGATGCTGGAGGATGGACCGGCGATCGAGAACGCAGCGGTGCGCTCGAAGCTCGCGAACTGGGCGGTGAAGGCGAGCGGGCTGAAATACACCAGCATGCGCGCGATCTCGGCGCTGTCGAAAGGCGAGCGGCCGGGGCCTGAAAATTCCATCGGCAAGCTGGTCGCTGGCTCCATGATCCAGGACGTTGCGGCCTACGCGCTCGATCTGCAAGGAGCCGGCGTGATCAGCGGTTCTGAAGACGCCGAAGTCGCCGGCCGCTTTCAGGCGATGCTGCTGCGCGCGCCGGGTACGCGCGTCGAGGGCGGCACCGACGAGATCATGCGTAACATCATCGCCGAGCGAGTGCTGGGACTGCCCGGCGACATCCGCGTCGACAAGGACGTGCCGTTCAACAAGATCCCGACGAAGGGAAGATGA
- a CDS encoding acyl-CoA dehydrogenase family protein, which yields MNFDFSDDQKQLRDQARKFLTEKCSPKAVRVVLDGKAPYDSELWKGLADMGFLGVAIPEEFGGAGAGHLELCVIAEEMGRANAPVPFSSTVYLAAEALLIAGSDAQKKKWLPAIASGEAIGTLALFEGKGNPSPKSIKVAASNGVLNGVKKPVADGAIADFAVVAARTGTSGRDSDISLFLVDLRGGGVEVKNLTNLDPTRGQAEITFKDCKAEPLGAPGEGWSILTQVLDRAAVLCAFEQVGGADRALEMGRDYALDRIAFGRQIGSFQAVKHMLADMYVSATLARSNSYYGAWALSTDAAELPEAAAAARISATQAFQHCAKNNIQVHGGMGFTWEFDCHMYYRRANAMALGLGSLTYWEDQLIDRMRKKNAA from the coding sequence ATGAACTTCGATTTCTCTGACGACCAGAAACAACTCCGCGACCAGGCGCGGAAATTCCTCACCGAAAAGTGCTCGCCCAAGGCGGTGCGCGTCGTGCTCGACGGCAAGGCGCCTTATGACAGCGAACTGTGGAAGGGGCTCGCCGACATGGGCTTTCTCGGCGTTGCGATTCCCGAGGAATTCGGCGGCGCGGGTGCCGGCCATCTCGAGCTCTGCGTCATCGCCGAGGAGATGGGCCGGGCGAATGCGCCGGTGCCGTTCTCCTCGACCGTCTATCTCGCCGCCGAAGCGCTGCTGATCGCCGGCAGTGACGCGCAGAAGAAGAAATGGCTGCCCGCGATTGCCTCGGGCGAGGCGATCGGCACGCTGGCACTGTTCGAGGGCAAGGGCAATCCGTCGCCGAAGAGCATCAAAGTCGCCGCTTCGAACGGCGTGCTCAACGGCGTCAAGAAACCGGTCGCCGACGGCGCGATCGCCGATTTCGCGGTCGTCGCCGCGCGCACGGGAACGAGCGGGCGCGACAGCGATATCTCGCTGTTCCTGGTCGACCTCAGGGGCGGCGGCGTCGAGGTCAAAAACCTGACCAATCTCGATCCGACCCGTGGCCAGGCCGAGATCACCTTCAAGGATTGCAAGGCCGAACCGCTTGGCGCTCCCGGCGAAGGTTGGAGCATCCTCACCCAGGTGCTCGACCGTGCCGCGGTGCTGTGCGCCTTCGAGCAGGTCGGCGGTGCCGACCGCGCGCTAGAGATGGGCCGCGACTACGCGCTCGACCGCATCGCCTTCGGGCGCCAGATCGGCTCGTTCCAGGCAGTCAAGCACATGCTCGCGGATATGTATGTCTCGGCGACGCTGGCGCGCTCCAACAGCTATTACGGCGCCTGGGCGCTCTCCACCGATGCGGCCGAATTGCCCGAAGCAGCCGCCGCGGCGCGCATCAGCGCGACGCAGGCGTTCCAGCACTGCGCCAAGAACAACATCCAGGTCCATGGCGGCATGGGTTTCACCTGGGAGTTCGATTGCCACATGTACTACCGTCGCGCCAACGCCATGGCGCTCGGGCTCGGCAGCCTCACCTATTGGGAAGACCAGCTCATCGATCGCATGCGCAAGAAGAACGCGGCGTAA
- a CDS encoding AMP-binding protein, whose protein sequence is MNGSAAAVMTKPAFRKVEWLARDINVERRDDGTVVLKSRIPLQPYEKHIPASLAKWAKQAPERIWLAQRGGPNREWRKVSYDEAKRTVDALTQALLNLGLDGRPVAILSGNSIEHALMTQAAMQARSPAAPVSPAYSLMSHDHAKLRYLFDLIKPAVVMVQDGPTFGKALKALNLAGVTVVHVARPCDGIKSVSFADLAATPVTADVEASIAKITPQTIGKLLFTSGSTGMPKAVINTQEMMGANAAMMMQVRPRTPGGPLPTVLDWMPWNHTMGGNAAFHPVLVDGGTLYIDDGRPMPGQFEETLRNLHEISPTYYANVPAGYAALAAAMEKDDALCRSFFKNLAIMAYGGARLPDDLYDRMQALAVKTTGERIVFYTGWGSTETAPTSTGTYWDTERVGLIGLPFPGVELKMVPCGSKYELRLRGVNVTPGYFGQPELTKKMFDEEGFYCIGDAGIFVDDSDPVKGIIFAGRVVEDFKLTTGTFVHVGSLRTDTIAAATPVVHDALVTGQDRPFIGLLAWPNLHACRQLTGSPELSFEEAVKHPDVIACFRRGLETHNKDCEGASSRIIARAMLMVEPPSIDGNELTDKGYINQRAGLERRAALVERLYADRPDQDVIVLR, encoded by the coding sequence ATGAATGGGAGTGCGGCGGCGGTGATGACGAAGCCCGCCTTTCGCAAGGTCGAGTGGCTGGCGCGCGACATCAATGTCGAACGCCGCGACGACGGCACGGTGGTGCTGAAGTCGCGCATTCCGCTGCAGCCTTACGAGAAGCACATCCCGGCATCGCTGGCGAAATGGGCGAAGCAAGCGCCCGAGCGCATTTGGCTCGCACAGCGCGGCGGACCCAATCGCGAATGGCGAAAGGTCTCCTACGACGAAGCCAAGCGTACCGTGGATGCGCTGACGCAAGCGCTGCTCAATCTCGGGCTCGACGGCCGTCCGGTCGCGATCCTCTCCGGCAATTCGATCGAGCACGCGCTCATGACGCAGGCGGCGATGCAGGCGCGTTCGCCGGCCGCGCCGGTGTCGCCTGCCTATTCCTTGATGAGCCACGATCACGCCAAGCTGAGATATCTGTTCGACCTGATCAAGCCGGCCGTCGTGATGGTGCAGGACGGCCCGACCTTCGGGAAGGCGCTGAAGGCGCTCAACCTCGCCGGCGTTACCGTCGTTCACGTCGCGCGGCCGTGTGACGGCATAAAGAGCGTGAGCTTCGCCGATCTCGCAGCGACCCCTGTGACTGCTGATGTCGAGGCGTCGATCGCAAAAATCACGCCGCAGACGATCGGCAAGCTGCTGTTCACCTCCGGCTCGACCGGCATGCCCAAGGCAGTCATCAACACCCAGGAGATGATGGGCGCCAATGCGGCGATGATGATGCAGGTGCGGCCGCGCACACCGGGTGGCCCGCTGCCGACCGTGCTCGACTGGATGCCCTGGAACCATACCATGGGCGGCAATGCGGCGTTCCATCCCGTGCTGGTCGATGGCGGTACGCTCTATATCGATGACGGCCGGCCGATGCCGGGCCAGTTCGAGGAGACGCTGCGCAATTTGCACGAGATCTCGCCGACCTATTACGCCAACGTGCCGGCCGGCTATGCAGCGCTCGCGGCGGCGATGGAGAAGGACGACGCGCTCTGCCGCTCCTTCTTCAAGAACCTCGCGATCATGGCCTATGGCGGCGCGCGGCTGCCGGACGATCTCTACGACCGCATGCAGGCGCTGGCGGTGAAGACCACCGGCGAGCGCATCGTGTTCTATACCGGCTGGGGCTCCACCGAGACCGCACCGACCTCGACCGGCACCTATTGGGACACCGAGCGCGTCGGCCTGATCGGCCTGCCGTTCCCCGGTGTCGAATTGAAGATGGTGCCGTGCGGCTCGAAGTACGAGCTGCGCCTGCGCGGCGTCAACGTCACGCCCGGCTATTTCGGCCAGCCCGAGCTGACCAAGAAGATGTTCGATGAGGAAGGCTTTTATTGCATCGGCGACGCCGGCATCTTCGTCGATGACAGCGATCCGGTGAAGGGCATCATCTTCGCCGGCCGCGTCGTCGAGGACTTCAAGCTTACGACCGGCACCTTCGTCCATGTCGGCTCGCTCCGCACCGATACGATCGCGGCCGCGACTCCGGTCGTGCATGACGCGCTGGTGACAGGACAGGATCGTCCCTTCATCGGCCTGCTGGCCTGGCCGAACCTGCATGCCTGCCGTCAGCTCACCGGCAGTCCCGAGCTGAGTTTCGAGGAAGCCGTGAAGCATCCCGACGTGATCGCCTGCTTCAGGCGCGGGCTGGAGACCCACAACAAGGACTGCGAAGGCGCGAGCAGCCGCATCATCGCGCGCGCCATGCTGATGGTCGAGCCGCCCTCGATCGACGGCAACGAGCTCACCGACAAGGGCTACATCAACCAGCGTGCCGGCCTCGAGCGCCGCGCTGCGCTGGTCGAGCGGCTCTATGCGGACAGGCCGGATCAGGACGTGATCGTGCTGCGATGA
- a CDS encoding enoyl-CoA hydratase-related protein: MSQPLLIEHDDGVDRVTLNRPESLNALDPSLIDALNVYFQGLQRNRDTRVVVLKGAGKNFCAGLDLKHAMARRAGQQEPPGVTESLDSQRRIADIVMLMRRCPQPILALVQGAAAGGGFALALASDIRIATKSARMNCAFIKLGLGGCDIGTSYFLPRLIGVSVASELILTGRFIGAERALAVGLVSEVVDEDKLDDAAAPYIDAMTTASPVGLRLSKECLNMSVDAGSLEAAIAMEDRNQVLCSRSEEFSEGIRAFLEKRKPVYIKR, translated from the coding sequence ATGTCCCAACCGCTGCTGATCGAGCATGACGACGGCGTCGACCGGGTGACGCTCAATCGTCCCGAAAGCCTCAATGCGCTCGATCCGTCGCTGATCGACGCACTCAACGTCTATTTCCAGGGCCTCCAGCGCAACCGCGACACGCGCGTTGTGGTGCTGAAGGGCGCGGGCAAGAATTTTTGCGCGGGCCTCGACCTCAAGCACGCGATGGCCCGCCGCGCCGGGCAGCAGGAGCCGCCCGGCGTCACCGAGTCCTTGGACTCGCAGCGGCGCATCGCTGACATCGTGATGCTGATGCGGCGCTGCCCGCAGCCGATCCTGGCGTTGGTGCAGGGCGCGGCGGCCGGCGGAGGTTTTGCGCTGGCGCTCGCCTCCGACATCCGCATCGCCACGAAGTCGGCACGGATGAACTGTGCCTTCATCAAGCTCGGGCTTGGCGGCTGCGACATCGGCACCAGCTATTTCTTGCCGCGCCTCATCGGAGTCTCTGTGGCCTCGGAGCTGATCCTCACCGGACGTTTCATCGGCGCGGAGCGCGCGCTCGCGGTGGGGCTCGTCTCCGAAGTCGTCGACGAAGACAAGCTCGATGACGCGGCTGCGCCTTACATCGATGCGATGACGACGGCATCGCCTGTGGGCCTGCGCTTGTCAAAAGAATGTCTCAATATGAGCGTCGACGCCGGATCGCTGGAAGCAGCGATTGCGATGGAGGACCGTAACCAGGTCCTGTGCAGCCGCTCCGAGGAATTTTCGGAGGGCATCAGGGCCTTCCTTGAGAAGCGAAAGCCTGTCTATATCAAGCGCTGA
- a CDS encoding SDR family NAD(P)-dependent oxidoreductase, whose product MQLKDVAVLITGGGSGLGAATARAMAAKGAKIGVIDQNKENAEKVAAEVKGVALHADVTSEEQIKAAIAKAEAAHGVARVLMNCAGIGGSQRIVGRDGVYPLEKFARIINVNLIGTFNCLRLFAERLVTAEPIGEERGVIVNTASVAAYEGQIGQIAYSASKGGVVGLTLPAARDLASQKIRVNTIAPGLFFTPLLMGLNEEARKSLGAQVPHPSRLGDAAEYGALAVHIVENPMLNGETIRLDGAIRMAPR is encoded by the coding sequence ATGCAGTTGAAAGACGTAGCCGTTCTCATCACCGGCGGTGGTTCGGGCTTAGGTGCCGCAACCGCCCGCGCCATGGCCGCCAAGGGCGCCAAGATCGGCGTGATCGATCAGAACAAGGAAAACGCCGAGAAGGTCGCGGCTGAAGTGAAGGGCGTCGCGCTGCACGCCGACGTCACCAGCGAAGAGCAGATCAAGGCCGCGATCGCCAAGGCGGAAGCTGCGCACGGCGTCGCGCGCGTGCTGATGAACTGCGCCGGCATCGGCGGCTCGCAGCGTATCGTCGGCCGCGATGGCGTCTATCCCTTGGAGAAGTTTGCGCGCATCATCAATGTCAACCTGATCGGCACCTTCAACTGCCTGCGTCTGTTCGCCGAGCGTCTCGTCACGGCCGAGCCGATCGGCGAAGAGCGCGGCGTCATCGTCAACACGGCGTCGGTCGCGGCTTACGAGGGCCAGATCGGCCAGATCGCCTATTCGGCCTCGAAGGGCGGCGTCGTCGGCCTCACGCTACCGGCCGCGCGCGACCTCGCCAGCCAGAAGATCCGCGTCAACACCATTGCGCCCGGCCTGTTCTTTACGCCGCTGCTGATGGGCCTCAACGAAGAGGCCCGCAAGAGCCTTGGGGCCCAGGTGCCGCATCCCTCGCGCCTCGGCGATGCCGCCGAATACGGTGCGCTCGCGGTGCACATCGTCGAAAACCCGATGCTCAACGGCGAGACCATCCGCCTCGACGGCGCCATCCGCATGGCGCCAAGGTAA
- a CDS encoding TetR family transcriptional regulator has translation MTTTVPTRLPATKSSTAEKLLVAASELMIERSSIEISLSDIAQKSGANAALVKYHFGNKDGLLLALLARDAATELSNLEFLLAQPITPTAKLKLHIGGIIRAYHRFPYMNRLIHYLLHESTADSADEVSKFFVAPLLDFHRRLLAEGVSRGEFRATDPVLFYTSLIGACDHLFFGRHAMSRATGVGPVTDEVCRQYIKHMETLICGGILTQAGEAAAAG, from the coding sequence GTGACTACCACCGTACCGACCAGGCTTCCGGCGACGAAGAGCTCCACGGCGGAGAAGCTGCTGGTGGCCGCGAGCGAACTGATGATCGAGCGCTCCTCGATCGAGATTTCGCTCAGCGACATCGCCCAGAAGTCCGGCGCCAACGCCGCCCTGGTCAAATATCACTTCGGCAACAAGGACGGCCTCTTGCTGGCGCTGCTCGCGCGCGATGCCGCGACCGAGCTGTCCAACCTCGAATTTCTCCTGGCGCAGCCAATCACGCCGACCGCGAAACTGAAGCTGCATATCGGCGGCATCATCCGCGCCTATCACCGGTTCCCCTACATGAACCGCCTGATTCACTATCTGCTGCACGAGAGTACGGCCGACTCCGCCGACGAGGTCTCGAAGTTTTTCGTCGCGCCGCTGCTCGACTTCCACCGCCGTCTGCTAGCCGAAGGCGTCAGCCGCGGCGAATTCCGCGCGACCGATCCCGTGCTGTTCTACACCAGCCTGATCGGCGCCTGCGATCACCTGTTCTTCGGCCGGCACGCGATGTCTCGCGCGACCGGCGTCGGCCCAGTCACCGACGAAGTCTGCCGGCAATACATCAAGCACATGGAAACGCTGATCTGCGGCGGCATCCTCACGCAAGCCGGGGAAGCCGCCGCGGCCGGATAA
- a CDS encoding acetyl-CoA C-acetyltransferase, with protein MAEAYIVAAARTAGGRKGGRLAGWHPADLAAKVLDELVDRTKVDPALVEDVIMGCVMQVGEQSNNVARNAVMASKLPESVPGTSIDRQCGSSQQALHFAAQAVMSGAMDVVIAAGVESMTRVPMGLSSQLPAKNGFGNYKSPGIETKYPNIVFSQFTGAEMMAEKYGLSKDALDEYSYNSHQRAIAATQAGHFKKEIVPLEITRADGSKDTHHIDEGIRFDVSLDGIRSVKLIAENGKLTAASASQICDGASGVMVVNERGLKQLGVKPLARVHHMTMTGGDPVIMLDAPLHATERALQKAGMKIGDIDLFEVNEAFASVPTAWLKTTGADPDRLNVNGGAIALGHPLGGSGTKLMTTLVHALHQRGKRYGLQTMCEGGGMANVTIVERL; from the coding sequence ATGGCCGAGGCTTACATCGTCGCCGCTGCGCGGACCGCCGGCGGGCGCAAGGGGGGCCGCCTCGCCGGCTGGCATCCGGCCGATCTCGCCGCCAAGGTGCTCGACGAATTGGTCGACCGCACCAAGGTCGATCCCGCCTTGGTCGAGGATGTCATCATGGGCTGCGTCATGCAGGTCGGCGAGCAGTCCAACAACGTCGCCCGCAACGCCGTGATGGCCTCGAAGCTGCCGGAGAGCGTGCCGGGCACCTCGATCGACCGCCAGTGCGGCTCCTCGCAGCAGGCACTGCACTTTGCCGCACAGGCGGTGATGTCCGGTGCGATGGACGTTGTGATCGCGGCCGGCGTGGAATCGATGACGCGGGTGCCGATGGGCCTGTCCTCGCAGCTCCCGGCCAAGAACGGCTTCGGCAATTACAAGAGCCCGGGGATCGAGACCAAGTACCCCAACATCGTGTTCAGCCAGTTCACCGGCGCGGAGATGATGGCCGAGAAGTACGGCCTGTCGAAGGACGCGCTCGACGAATATTCCTACAACAGCCACCAGCGCGCGATCGCGGCTACGCAAGCCGGCCACTTCAAGAAGGAGATCGTGCCGCTCGAGATCACCCGCGCCGACGGCTCCAAGGACACGCATCACATCGACGAGGGCATCCGCTTCGACGTCAGCCTCGACGGCATCAGGAGCGTCAAGCTGATCGCCGAGAACGGCAAGCTCACCGCGGCCAGCGCCAGCCAGATCTGCGACGGCGCCTCCGGCGTCATGGTGGTGAACGAGCGCGGCCTGAAGCAGCTCGGTGTCAAGCCGCTGGCGCGCGTGCATCACATGACCATGACGGGCGGCGATCCCGTGATCATGCTGGACGCACCGCTGCACGCCACCGAGCGCGCACTGCAAAAGGCCGGCATGAAGATCGGCGACATCGACCTGTTCGAGGTCAACGAGGCCTTCGCCTCGGTGCCGACCGCGTGGCTCAAGACCACCGGTGCCGATCCGGACCGTCTCAACGTCAATGGCGGCGCCATCGCGCTCGGCCATCCCCTCGGCGGCTCCGGCACCAAACTGATGACGACGCTGGTGCATGCGCTGCACCAGCGCGGCAAGCGCTACGGCCTGCAGACCATGTGCGAGGGCGGCGGCATGGCCAATGTGACGATCGTGGAGCGGCTGTAA
- a CDS encoding acyl-CoA synthetase produces MTHPSIHARTTPDKIAYRMAGTGKAITYRELDELSNQGAQLFRSLGLKAGDHIALLMENRLAFMEICWAAQRSGLYYTAISRYLKQDEIDYIIGDCGAKVVITTPKCADQIKGLIKGTPCEPIFYMMDEPLPGFRSYDKEAAAQPTTPIADEVAGYDMLYSSGTTGRPKGIKKAFEGSRIDVPNAFLRVLCADMCGMNAASTYLSPAPLYHAAPLRFNMMAIVLGGTSIIMEHFDAEEFLKLVEQYKVTQSQLVPTMFVRMLKLPDEVRSMYDVSTLKGAIHAAAPCPIDVKADMIEWWGPILIEYYAGSEGNGVTVCNSKEWLEHRGSVGRAVVGKIKILDENDEEQPLGEIGTVYFADAPAFTYHNDPEKTKKAYNAKGWSTLGDVGYLDKDGFLYLTDRKSYMIISGGVNIYPQETEDVLISHPDVADVAVFGVPNAEMGEEVKAVVQPHDMKRAGKALEADLIAYCKSRLSAIKCPRSVDFEAELPRTPTGKLVKRHLRDRYWPKSAVKI; encoded by the coding sequence ATGACCCATCCCTCCATCCACGCCCGCACCACGCCCGACAAGATCGCCTACCGGATGGCCGGAACCGGCAAGGCGATCACCTATCGCGAGCTCGACGAGCTCTCGAACCAGGGCGCCCAGCTCTTCCGCTCGCTCGGGCTGAAGGCCGGCGATCACATCGCGCTGTTGATGGAGAACCGCCTCGCTTTCATGGAGATCTGCTGGGCCGCGCAGCGCAGCGGGCTCTACTACACGGCGATCAGCCGCTACCTGAAGCAGGATGAGATCGACTACATCATCGGCGATTGCGGCGCCAAGGTCGTGATCACCACGCCGAAATGCGCCGACCAGATCAAGGGTCTGATCAAGGGCACCCCTTGCGAGCCGATCTTCTACATGATGGACGAGCCGCTGCCCGGCTTCCGCTCCTACGACAAGGAGGCGGCCGCGCAGCCGACGACGCCGATCGCCGACGAGGTCGCCGGCTATGACATGCTGTATTCGTCCGGCACCACGGGCCGGCCCAAGGGCATCAAGAAAGCCTTCGAAGGCAGTCGGATCGACGTGCCGAACGCGTTCCTGCGCGTGCTCTGCGCCGACATGTGCGGCATGAATGCCGCAAGCACATACCTCTCGCCGGCGCCGCTCTATCACGCGGCGCCATTGCGCTTCAACATGATGGCGATCGTGCTCGGCGGCACTTCCATCATCATGGAACATTTCGACGCCGAGGAGTTCTTGAAGCTGGTCGAGCAATACAAGGTGACGCAGTCGCAGCTCGTGCCGACCATGTTCGTGCGCATGCTGAAGCTGCCGGACGAGGTGCGCTCCATGTACGACGTCTCGACGCTGAAGGGCGCGATCCACGCCGCCGCGCCCTGCCCGATCGATGTGAAAGCAGACATGATCGAATGGTGGGGACCGATCCTGATTGAGTATTACGCGGGCTCGGAAGGCAACGGCGTCACCGTCTGCAATTCGAAAGAATGGCTGGAGCATCGCGGCAGCGTCGGCCGCGCGGTGGTCGGCAAGATCAAGATCCTGGACGAGAATGACGAGGAGCAGCCGCTAGGCGAAATCGGCACGGTCTATTTCGCCGATGCGCCGGCCTTCACCTATCACAACGATCCCGAGAAGACGAAGAAGGCCTACAATGCCAAGGGCTGGTCGACCCTCGGCGATGTCGGCTATCTCGACAAGGACGGCTTCCTCTATCTCACCGACCGCAAGTCCTACATGATCATCTCGGGCGGAGTGAACATCTACCCGCAGGAGACCGAGGACGTTCTCATCTCCCATCCCGACGTCGCCGACGTCGCCGTGTTCGGCGTGCCCAATGCGGAGATGGGCGAGGAAGTGAAGGCGGTGGTGCAGCCGCACGACATGAAGCGTGCGGGCAAGGCGCTGGAGGCCGATCTGATCGCCTACTGCAAGAGCCGCCTCTCCGCGATCAAATGCCCGCGCTCGGTCGATTTCGAAGCCGAACTGCCGCGTACACCGACCGGCAAGCTGGTGAAGCGCCACTTGCGCGACCGGTATTGGCCGAAGAGCGCGGTGAAGATTTGA
- a CDS encoding alpha/beta hydrolase — translation MTAQPTTALPDIPLPAGIRSRYVDDINGLRMHALEAGFETKGRPCVLLLHGFPELAFSWRKVMPVLAAAGYHVIAPDQRGYGRTTGWSADYDGDLAPFRLFNLVRDALGLVAAFGYSRVDVVGHDFGSPVASWCALIRPDVFRSVVMMSAPFGGPPPLPFDTVDAPAKPPVEDPVHRELAALPRPRKHYQWYYSTRAANADMHQAPQGVHDFLRAYYHHKSADWIDNKPYPLQSWSANELAKLPTYYVMDAGETMAETVAKEMPSPAAIAANHWLPDRELAYYSAEYGRTGFQGGQQWYRCGTSGAFNNELQLFAGRSIDVPSCFISGRQDWGTYQRPGVVEAMRASVCTNMLGFHLVDGAGHWVQQEQPAEVSRLVIDFLAKAHAA, via the coding sequence TTGACCGCTCAGCCAACCACCGCTCTCCCCGACATTCCCCTGCCCGCCGGTATCCGCTCGCGTTACGTCGACGACATCAACGGCCTGCGCATGCATGCGCTCGAAGCCGGCTTCGAGACCAAGGGGCGCCCCTGTGTCTTGCTATTGCACGGCTTCCCCGAGCTCGCCTTTTCCTGGCGCAAGGTGATGCCGGTGCTCGCTGCGGCCGGCTATCACGTGATCGCGCCGGATCAGCGCGGATATGGCCGGACGACGGGATGGAGCGCGGACTATGACGGCGATCTCGCGCCGTTTCGGCTCTTCAACCTGGTGCGCGACGCGCTCGGGCTGGTGGCGGCGTTCGGCTACAGCCGCGTCGATGTGGTCGGGCATGATTTCGGCAGCCCGGTTGCGTCCTGGTGCGCGCTGATACGGCCCGACGTATTTCGCTCCGTCGTGATGATGAGCGCGCCGTTCGGCGGGCCGCCGCCGCTGCCGTTCGACACGGTCGACGCGCCGGCAAAGCCGCCCGTCGAAGATCCCGTGCATCGCGAGCTCGCTGCGCTGCCGCGCCCGCGCAAGCATTATCAATGGTACTATTCGACGCGTGCGGCGAATGCCGACATGCATCAGGCGCCGCAAGGCGTGCATGATTTCCTGCGCGCCTACTATCATCACAAGAGTGCGGACTGGATCGATAACAAGCCCTATCCGCTGCAGTCATGGTCGGCGAACGAGCTCGCAAAGCTGCCGACCTACTACGTGATGGACGCTGGCGAGACCATGGCGGAGACGGTGGCGAAGGAGATGCCGTCGCCGGCCGCAATCGCCGCCAATCATTGGCTGCCGGACCGCGAACTCGCCTACTACAGCGCCGAATACGGCCGCACCGGTTTTCAGGGCGGGCAGCAATGGTATCGCTGCGGCACTTCCGGCGCTTTCAATAACGAGTTGCAACTGTTCGCGGGCCGCAGCATCGACGTGCCCTCCTGCTTCATCTCGGGCAGGCAGGATTGGGGTACGTATCAGCGCCCCGGCGTGGTGGAGGCCATGCGGGCCAGCGTCTGCACCAACATGCTCGGCTTTCACCTTGTCGATGGCGCCGGCCATTGGGTGCAGCAGGAGCAGCCGGCCGAGGTGAGCCGGCTGGTGATCGACTTCCTGGCGAAGGCTCATGCCGCATGA